Proteins encoded together in one Polaribacter reichenbachii window:
- a CDS encoding GLPGLI family protein, which produces MKTIIIILTICFAFSLNAQNFTGKAIYKTSRKSNFKINNEKGVDDKMQEELRKRMQKMNQKTFTLEFNKTASIYKEEVKLDAPKPQVGGNQIVVMSFGGSGSGSVYYKNIQEKRYVNQTEIQGKRFLIKDSLPNYNWQLTSETKNIGNYTCYKAIYTREQESTSMSFINGETKEEKKTETIVTTAWYTQQVPISNGPDDYQGLPGLILEINDGKRMIVCTEIVLNPSEEINLQEPEKGKVVDQKKFDEIQEQKSKEMMEKFKSRNGFDMGNGVRVKIGG; this is translated from the coding sequence ATGAAAACTATTATTATAATTCTTACAATATGTTTTGCTTTTTCTTTAAATGCACAAAATTTTACAGGTAAAGCAATTTATAAAACAAGCAGAAAATCGAATTTTAAAATCAATAATGAAAAAGGTGTAGATGATAAAATGCAAGAGGAATTAAGAAAAAGAATGCAGAAAATGAATCAGAAAACATTCACTTTAGAGTTTAATAAAACAGCATCTATATATAAAGAAGAAGTAAAATTAGATGCACCAAAACCGCAAGTTGGTGGTAATCAAATTGTGGTAATGTCTTTTGGAGGCTCTGGTAGTGGTAGTGTGTATTATAAAAATATTCAAGAAAAGCGCTATGTTAATCAAACAGAAATACAAGGAAAACGTTTTTTAATAAAAGATTCTTTACCAAATTACAATTGGCAATTAACTTCAGAAACTAAAAACATAGGTAATTACACTTGCTACAAAGCTATTTACACAAGAGAGCAAGAAAGTACAAGTATGAGCTTTATAAATGGAGAAACTAAAGAAGAGAAAAAAACAGAAACTATTGTTACAACAGCTTGGTATACACAACAAGTACCAATAAGTAATGGACCAGATGATTACCAAGGTTTACCTGGTTTAATTTTAGAGATTAATGATGGAAAGAGAATGATTGTTTGTACTGAAATTGTTTTAAATCCATCAGAAGAAATAAATTTACAAGAACCAGAAAAAGGTAAAGTTGTAGATCAAAAAAAGTTTGATGAGATTCAAGAACAGAAATCTAAAGAGATGATGGAGAAGTTTAAAAGCAGAAATGGTTTTGATATGGGCAATGGAGTTAGAGTAAAAATAGGAGGGTAG
- a CDS encoding GLPGLI family protein — protein MMKSVFTFVLVLATNILFSQNDFQGKATYMSKTTMDMSRFEGRSEQEKKQIMARMKNFLEKTYTLSFNKTESEFKENIKLDAPGGSSGRRWGASNGKGSIYKNLKEKEMIEDVEMFSKRFLVVEEMEQPKWELSTETKKIGQYTCYKATLVKVDTSVDFGSIFGRRGRGGAPKSDNKEEEKEPEVRTLAVTAWYTPQIPVSSGPDSYYGLPGLILELNTGKTTMLCTEIVLNPSEDLEIDKPKKGKKVNREEYNKIIKVKTDELKERFQGGNRGGGRRF, from the coding sequence ATGATGAAATCAGTATTTACTTTCGTATTAGTTTTAGCAACTAATATTTTATTTTCTCAAAACGACTTTCAGGGTAAAGCAACTTATATGTCTAAAACCACTATGGATATGAGTAGGTTTGAAGGAAGAAGTGAGCAAGAGAAAAAACAGATTATGGCTCGTATGAAAAACTTTTTAGAAAAAACCTACACCCTAAGTTTTAATAAAACAGAATCTGAATTTAAAGAAAATATAAAATTAGATGCTCCTGGAGGATCTTCTGGTCGAAGATGGGGTGCAAGTAATGGTAAAGGCTCTATTTACAAAAATTTAAAAGAGAAAGAAATGATTGAAGACGTAGAAATGTTTAGTAAACGTTTTCTTGTTGTTGAAGAAATGGAACAACCGAAATGGGAATTAAGTACAGAAACTAAAAAAATTGGACAATATACTTGTTATAAAGCAACTTTAGTAAAAGTAGATACAAGTGTAGATTTTGGAAGCATTTTTGGTAGAAGAGGTAGAGGTGGAGCTCCAAAGAGCGATAATAAAGAAGAGGAAAAAGAACCAGAAGTTAGAACTTTAGCAGTTACTGCTTGGTATACACCACAAATACCTGTTAGTTCTGGGCCAGACTCTTACTATGGTTTGCCAGGTTTAATTTTAGAATTAAATACGGGCAAAACTACAATGTTGTGTACAGAAATTGTATTAAATCCTTCTGAAGATTTAGAAATTGATAAGCCTAAAAAAGGTAAAAAAGTTAACAGAGAGGAGTATAATAAAATTATTAAAGTAAAAACAGACGAATTAAAAGAGCGCTTTCAAGGTGGTAATAGAGGTGGAGGTAGAAGATTCTAA